Proteins co-encoded in one Armatimonadota bacterium genomic window:
- a CDS encoding V-type ATPase subunit — MTVGYDYLSARARGLLGRLLPAERVRAFCALDGVEALVAELAATPGYAADVAAVAGSAPPLEVCTQALDHHRARVARLLWTAAGGEARVLVSILLSRNDVEAVKMVLRRWHAREAGVWHPPAVGVLDAQTLEALDAAGSVQALADRLAMTGPTGTALARVLRAGLPARLADLEDRLDLAWAEDVLARCGEGPNGRVVREVLGWEIDVRNLLAALRGGGERRTFLPGGRYLHDDLLRAVADDPDPAVAAAWLAPTPYAGVLEGGAPTSWRRIERALERRVLALHRRLVFASDPLGVAPVSFVLAATQAEVRDLRTVAAGLAAGLPPSLVQEELVSA, encoded by the coding sequence GTGACGGTCGGTTACGACTACCTGAGCGCCCGCGCGCGCGGCCTGCTGGGACGGCTGTTGCCAGCCGAGCGGGTGCGCGCGTTCTGTGCCCTCGACGGCGTCGAGGCGCTGGTCGCGGAGCTGGCGGCCACACCCGGCTACGCAGCGGACGTGGCCGCGGTGGCCGGCAGCGCACCACCGCTCGAGGTTTGCACGCAGGCGCTGGACCACCACCGGGCCCGCGTGGCCCGCTTGCTGTGGACGGCGGCGGGCGGCGAAGCGCGGGTGCTGGTGAGCATCCTGCTGAGCCGCAACGACGTCGAGGCTGTCAAGATGGTGCTGCGACGGTGGCACGCGCGCGAGGCCGGCGTCTGGCATCCCCCGGCGGTCGGCGTGCTCGACGCCCAGACCCTGGAGGCGCTCGACGCCGCCGGCAGCGTGCAGGCGCTCGCCGACCGGCTCGCGATGACGGGGCCGACCGGGACGGCACTGGCCCGGGTGCTGCGGGCCGGCCTCCCTGCGCGCCTTGCGGACCTGGAGGACCGTCTGGACCTGGCCTGGGCGGAGGACGTCCTGGCGCGCTGCGGGGAGGGACCCAACGGCCGCGTGGTGCGCGAGGTGCTCGGATGGGAGATCGACGTGCGCAACCTGCTGGCGGCCCTGCGGGGCGGGGGCGAACGCAGGACCTTCCTACCGGGCGGACGCTACCTCCACGACGACTTGCTGCGCGCTGTTGCGGACGACCCCGATCCCGCCGTGGCGGCAGCGTGGCTCGCGCCGACCCCGTATGCCGGCGTGCTGGAGGGCGGTGCGCCGACGTCCTGGCGTCGGATCGAACGCGCCCTCGAGCGACGTGTGCTGGCCCTGCACCGCCGGCTGGTGTTCGCCAGCGATCCGCTCGGCGTGGCGCCGGTCAGCTTCGTGCTCGCGGCCACGCAGGCGGAGGTGCGCGACCTGCGCACGGTGGCCGCCGGGCTGGCTGCCGGGCTGCCGCCGTCGCTGGTGCAGGAGGAGCTGGTCAGTGCGTAG
- a CDS encoding adenosine-specific kinase → MELLTVTIEKPAEVNVILGQAHFIKTVEDVHEALVSAVPGVKFGLAFCESSGPALVRWSGTDPDLVELARQTALRLAAGHCFVIFLGNAYPINVLGAIKQVPEVCGIYCATANPVEVVLAETAQGRGILGVIDGVKSRGVEGDDDVAQRKALLRKLGYKL, encoded by the coding sequence ATGGAGCTACTGACCGTCACCATCGAGAAACCTGCCGAGGTGAACGTCATTCTGGGCCAGGCGCACTTCATCAAGACCGTCGAGGACGTGCACGAGGCGCTCGTTTCGGCGGTCCCCGGGGTGAAGTTCGGCCTGGCGTTCTGCGAGTCGTCGGGCCCGGCCCTGGTGCGCTGGAGCGGGACCGACCCCGACCTGGTGGAGCTGGCGCGGCAGACGGCGCTCCGCCTGGCGGCAGGCCACTGCTTCGTGATCTTCCTGGGGAACGCCTATCCCATCAACGTGCTTGGCGCCATCAAGCAGGTGCCGGAGGTGTGCGGTATCTACTGCGCAACGGCCAACCCCGTGGAGGTCGTCCTGGCGGAGACGGCGCAGGGCCGGGGGATCCTGGGCGTGATCGACGGCGTGAAGTCCCGGGGCGTCGAGGGCGACGACGACGTGGCCCAGCGGAAGGCCCTGCTTCGGAAGCTCGGCTACAAACTGTAG
- a CDS encoding V-type ATPase subunit subunit G family protein, whose product MEPDTSPLPLIADLEREADLLVDAARAEARRLVDEARRDADAILRAAREEAPQIERRAFDDEVARGRAEADALRAQWPARREVLEARIAARLAEAAAAVVETVVGGPHSAGPTP is encoded by the coding sequence ATGGAGCCCGATACGTCGCCGTTACCCCTGATCGCCGACCTGGAGCGCGAGGCCGACCTGTTGGTCGACGCGGCGCGGGCGGAGGCGCGCCGGCTGGTGGACGAAGCGCGCCGGGACGCCGATGCGATCCTGCGGGCAGCCCGGGAGGAGGCTCCGCAGATCGAGCGGCGCGCGTTCGACGACGAGGTGGCGCGCGGCCGCGCGGAGGCCGACGCGTTGCGCGCGCAGTGGCCGGCGCGGCGGGAGGTCCTGGAGGCGCGGATCGCCGCGCGCCTCGCCGAGGCCGCCGCGGCCGTCGTGGAGACGGTGGTGGGCGGCCCGCACTCCGCAGGACCAACGCCGTGA
- a CDS encoding type II toxin-antitoxin system prevent-host-death family antitoxin, with amino-acid sequence MNVRELKSRLSEYLRRVKAGETVEIAVRGTPVGRMVPVERPLADRLEAMRQSGLVRWNTRRLKRAAPVARARGRRTVAQLLVDNRG; translated from the coding sequence GTGAATGTTCGCGAGCTCAAGAGCCGCTTGAGCGAGTACCTCCGGCGAGTGAAAGCAGGGGAGACCGTGGAAATCGCCGTGCGCGGCACGCCCGTGGGCCGCATGGTGCCGGTCGAACGTCCCCTCGCTGACCGCCTCGAGGCCATGCGCCAGAGTGGGCTGGTCCGGTGGAACACGCGCAGGCTGAAGCGCGCTGCCCCTGTGGCGCGTGCACGCGGAAGACGCACCGTAGCGCAGCTCCTTGTCGACAACCGAGGATGA
- a CDS encoding V-type ATP synthase subunit F: MRRVVAVCPASVAPGFALAGVETRAYTTSREGRDHLLTLVRSAEVGVVLVDDALIEALEAPMRRVVEESDRPLVVPVPMGRGGALEREYLEQMLRRVIGYHVRLR, encoded by the coding sequence GTGCGTAGGGTCGTGGCGGTCTGCCCGGCGTCCGTGGCTCCGGGGTTTGCGCTGGCGGGCGTGGAGACGCGAGCGTACACCACGTCACGCGAGGGACGCGACCACCTCCTGACGCTCGTGCGGTCGGCCGAGGTCGGCGTGGTGCTGGTCGACGACGCGCTGATCGAGGCGCTGGAGGCGCCGATGCGGCGCGTGGTCGAGGAGAGCGATCGGCCGCTGGTCGTGCCGGTGCCCATGGGACGGGGCGGCGCGCTGGAGCGCGAGTATCTCGAGCAGATGCTCCGACGGGTGATCGGGTACCACGTACGGTTGCGGTAG
- a CDS encoding V-type ATP synthase subunit E: MKDRALAEAILRRAEAERAQVLAEATATASALRARAQADAEVVRAAAAAAGQARGRREAARLCSRARMELLANEARLLDAAVQQALTRAADMLATVRERSDYPAIFQRLLDEALAQAPRPGPITVHVDARDAALAAAAVLPPEVRVVGDLRCAGGVIVEAWDGAFVADNTLEARLQAQAHRLRVQVGRLLEP, translated from the coding sequence GTGAAGGACCGGGCCCTGGCCGAGGCGATCCTGCGCCGTGCCGAGGCCGAGCGCGCGCAGGTGCTGGCGGAGGCTACGGCCACGGCGTCCGCACTGCGGGCGCGGGCGCAGGCCGACGCCGAGGTCGTGCGGGCCGCCGCCGCGGCCGCCGGCCAGGCCCGCGGGCGTCGGGAAGCCGCGCGCCTGTGCAGCCGTGCGCGGATGGAGCTGCTCGCGAACGAAGCGCGCCTGCTGGACGCTGCAGTCCAGCAGGCGCTCACCCGTGCCGCCGACATGCTCGCGACCGTCCGGGAGCGGTCCGACTACCCCGCGATCTTCCAGCGCCTGCTCGACGAGGCGCTGGCGCAGGCACCGCGTCCCGGCCCGATCACCGTGCACGTGGACGCGCGGGATGCGGCGCTGGCCGCGGCCGCGGTCCTGCCGCCAGAGGTGCGGGTCGTCGGCGACCTGCGCTGCGCGGGCGGCGTGATCGTGGAAGCGTGGGACGGCGCATTCGTCGCCGACAACACCCTGGAGGCACGCCTGCAGGCGCAGGCGCACCGGCTGCGCGTGCAGGTCGGGCGCCTGCTGGAGCCGTGA
- a CDS encoding type II toxin-antitoxin system VapC family toxin: MIVYLDASALVKRYVAEAGSADVGRLLARAEAVGTATVSRAEVAAALARAYRTNVLQHDEARSALQVFTAEWDDIIRIQLTEGVVSRAAALAWDHALRGYDAIHLAAALSWQDLLGETVTVATYDRQLWEAVRRSALVAWPTRLR; encoded by the coding sequence ATGATCGTCTACCTCGACGCCAGCGCTCTCGTCAAGCGGTACGTGGCGGAAGCGGGCTCAGCCGACGTTGGACGCTTGCTCGCCCGCGCGGAGGCGGTCGGGACGGCCACCGTCAGCCGGGCCGAAGTGGCGGCGGCCCTGGCGCGTGCGTATCGCACAAACGTCTTGCAGCACGACGAGGCGCGGTCCGCCCTACAGGTCTTCACAGCCGAATGGGACGACATCATCCGCATTCAACTTACGGAGGGTGTGGTGAGCCGGGCTGCCGCGCTTGCCTGGGATCACGCCCTGCGCGGCTATGACGCCATCCACCTGGCTGCCGCCCTGTCCTGGCAAGACCTTCTGGGCGAGACCGTTACCGTCGCGACCTACGACCGCCAGCTGTGGGAAGCCGTCCGGCGCAGTGCGCTGGTCGCGTGGCCCACACGCCTGCGGTGA
- a CDS encoding V-type ATP synthase subunit A, whose translation MGRVVRVTGALVVADAMERCRLNDLVAVGHRRLTGEVIRVDEARASIQVYEDTAGLGLGEPVEDLGAPLVVELGPGLLGSIFDGLLRPLPAVFATGGAFMQPGIVAAPLDREREWLFTPLVDEGATVDAGDAVGWVQEGGLRHLILVPPGVRGVVATVRSGPARVDDAVVLLHDGTPVRLAHRWPMRRARPHQGRRPSSEPVLTGQRVFDTFFPVARGGVAVVPGGFGTGKTVVEHLLAKHADVDVIVYVGCGERGNEMTTLLAEFPRLVDPRTGRPLLERTVLVANTSNMPVAAREASIYVGMTVAEYYRDMGYHVALMADSTSRWAEALREIHGRLGEMPGEEGYPPYLAARLAEFYERAGRVRCLGVPAREGSVTVVSAISPPGGDFSEPVTQASLRVAGALWALDVDLAHRRHFPAVSWVASYSQYVPGLEGWFVEHGSPAWPRLRARAVRLLQQEQELQQVVQVVGMDALPDEERLLLDAARLLREGFLQQDGFHPVDTPCPLPRQVTMLRLILDYHEHAAAALRDGLPLEHLLAHPLRERLLRLRDVPHDAFAATAAALDAELAALRDAAAPGGTAQATVDQGARGAQPEVARPGGGEEP comes from the coding sequence ATGGGCAGGGTGGTCAGGGTCACGGGCGCACTGGTCGTCGCCGACGCGATGGAGCGTTGCCGGCTCAACGACCTGGTGGCCGTGGGCCACCGGCGGCTGACCGGCGAGGTGATCCGCGTGGACGAGGCGCGCGCCAGCATCCAGGTCTACGAGGATACCGCAGGACTGGGCCTGGGCGAACCCGTGGAAGACCTGGGTGCACCCCTGGTGGTCGAACTCGGTCCCGGGTTGCTGGGCAGCATCTTCGACGGGCTGTTGCGGCCGCTGCCGGCGGTGTTCGCCACCGGTGGGGCGTTCATGCAGCCGGGCATCGTCGCGGCGCCGTTGGACCGCGAGCGCGAGTGGCTGTTCACCCCGCTGGTCGACGAAGGGGCGACCGTTGATGCGGGCGATGCGGTGGGCTGGGTGCAGGAGGGTGGGCTGCGTCACCTGATCCTGGTACCGCCGGGGGTGCGCGGGGTGGTGGCGACGGTGCGGTCCGGGCCAGCGCGGGTCGACGACGCCGTGGTGCTGCTGCACGACGGCACGCCGGTGCGTCTGGCCCACCGCTGGCCGATGCGGCGGGCCCGGCCGCACCAGGGCCGGCGGCCGTCGAGCGAGCCGGTGCTTACCGGCCAGCGCGTGTTCGACACCTTCTTCCCCGTCGCGCGAGGAGGCGTGGCCGTGGTGCCGGGTGGCTTCGGCACCGGCAAGACCGTGGTGGAGCACCTGCTGGCCAAGCATGCCGACGTGGACGTGATCGTCTACGTGGGATGTGGGGAGCGCGGGAACGAGATGACGACGCTGCTCGCAGAGTTCCCGCGCCTGGTCGACCCGCGCACCGGCCGGCCGCTGCTGGAGCGCACCGTGCTGGTGGCCAACACCAGCAACATGCCCGTGGCGGCGCGCGAGGCCTCGATCTACGTGGGCATGACCGTGGCCGAGTACTACCGCGACATGGGGTACCACGTGGCGTTGATGGCCGACTCCACCAGCCGGTGGGCCGAGGCGCTCCGCGAGATCCACGGCCGGCTGGGCGAGATGCCCGGCGAGGAAGGCTACCCGCCGTACCTGGCGGCGCGGCTGGCGGAGTTCTACGAGCGCGCGGGCCGCGTGCGGTGCCTGGGGGTGCCCGCGCGCGAGGGCTCGGTGACCGTGGTGAGCGCCATCTCGCCCCCGGGTGGCGACTTCTCCGAGCCCGTGACCCAGGCCTCGCTGCGCGTGGCCGGAGCCCTCTGGGCCCTGGACGTCGACCTGGCCCACCGGCGGCACTTCCCGGCGGTGAGCTGGGTCGCCAGCTACTCCCAGTACGTACCGGGGCTGGAGGGGTGGTTCGTGGAGCACGGCTCGCCGGCGTGGCCCCGGCTGCGGGCGCGGGCCGTGCGGTTGCTGCAGCAGGAGCAGGAGCTGCAGCAGGTCGTCCAGGTCGTCGGGATGGACGCGCTGCCCGACGAGGAGCGTCTGCTCCTGGACGCGGCGCGCCTGCTCCGCGAGGGTTTCCTCCAGCAGGATGGCTTCCACCCGGTCGACACGCCGTGCCCGCTGCCGCGGCAGGTGACGATGCTGCGGTTGATCCTCGACTACCACGAGCACGCCGCGGCCGCCCTGCGCGACGGCCTGCCGCTGGAGCACCTGCTGGCACACCCGCTGCGCGAGCGGCTGTTGCGGCTGCGCGACGTCCCCCACGACGCGTTCGCGGCGACGGCGGCCGCGCTCGACGCCGAGCTCGCGGCCCTGCGCGACGCGGCCGCCCCGGGCGGCACGGCGCAGGCGACCGTCGACCAGGGCGCGCGCGGGGCGCAGCCGGAGGTGGCGCGCCCTGGCGGAGGGGAGGAACCGTGA
- a CDS encoding V-type ATPase 116kDa subunit family protein produces the protein MIAPMARVDIVCLRERFRDVLAFLHEAGVVHLVPWRPPPTPEVQRLVPLRLDEAAERERALLDELVRAVDEAVGTGPADDTAALAGMSTEALHAAVRERLDALQRADAHLQRLRDELRLLPQYAYLLEAFLAQTYAFDWRPDWAATGLILDRSREADLPRLRAALERETRGRMQLAVAVLDAERLAAVLLYDQRHRRAVEDLLWGQGVERLALPPEFLGRPLEDVLQTIAARRAVLPRQIEEAESAARRARQVHAGFLRAARAVAADRLDELRAATQGVASRRTVALAGWVPAARAAGLRDALERAFPGEVFVWVRPPAPHERAAVPVLLDNTRAVRPFEVLLRPLRPPAYGTLDPTWVLALFFPLFFGLMLGDAGYGAVLLLGAALTRRWRSPWAGTVRHLLVAMGGSAVLFGVLFGECFGDLARPYLRPVLFDRKEAMLAFLVLALSIGLAHTALGAALGIVQAWRLREPHRAVERGALLALLVTLFAVAGALAGLLPRALLGPGVALLVAALPVLMYAGGLLGAIEAIGVVGNVLSYARLMALGLASLMLAEVANRLGGAAGSVVVGLIVGVLLHALNLVMGTFSPTIQALRLHYVECFSKFYEPGGVVYQPFARKGA, from the coding sequence GTGATCGCTCCCATGGCGCGTGTGGACATCGTGTGCCTGCGCGAGCGCTTCCGCGACGTCCTCGCGTTCCTGCACGAGGCGGGAGTCGTCCACCTGGTGCCCTGGCGCCCGCCGCCGACCCCGGAAGTCCAGCGCCTGGTCCCGCTGCGGCTGGACGAGGCGGCCGAGCGTGAGCGCGCCCTGCTGGACGAGCTCGTGCGGGCAGTGGACGAGGCGGTGGGGACAGGACCGGCCGACGACACTGCAGCCCTGGCCGGGATGTCCACCGAAGCCCTCCACGCGGCCGTGCGCGAGCGCCTGGACGCCCTGCAGCGCGCCGACGCGCACCTCCAGCGCCTGCGCGACGAGCTCCGCCTCCTGCCCCAGTACGCGTACCTGCTGGAAGCCTTTCTGGCGCAGACCTACGCCTTCGACTGGCGGCCCGACTGGGCGGCGACCGGCTTGATCCTGGATCGCAGCCGCGAGGCCGACCTTCCGCGCCTGCGCGCGGCGCTGGAGCGCGAAACGCGCGGCCGCATGCAACTGGCGGTGGCCGTGCTGGACGCCGAGCGGCTGGCGGCGGTCCTGCTCTACGACCAGCGGCACCGCCGGGCCGTGGAGGACCTGCTGTGGGGGCAGGGCGTGGAGCGGCTCGCGCTGCCCCCGGAGTTCCTCGGCAGGCCGCTGGAGGACGTGCTGCAGACCATCGCGGCGCGGCGAGCTGTCCTCCCCAGGCAGATCGAGGAGGCGGAGAGCGCCGCCCGGCGCGCGCGTCAGGTGCATGCCGGCTTCCTGCGGGCCGCGCGGGCGGTCGCGGCCGATCGCCTCGACGAGTTACGCGCCGCCACCCAGGGCGTGGCCTCGCGCCGCACCGTGGCGCTGGCCGGATGGGTGCCCGCAGCGCGGGCCGCCGGTCTGCGCGACGCCCTGGAGCGCGCGTTCCCGGGCGAGGTGTTCGTGTGGGTGCGGCCGCCGGCGCCCCACGAGCGCGCGGCGGTGCCGGTGCTGCTGGACAACACGCGCGCCGTGCGGCCGTTCGAGGTGCTGCTCCGGCCGCTGCGGCCGCCTGCCTACGGCACGCTGGACCCCACCTGGGTCCTGGCGCTCTTCTTTCCACTGTTCTTCGGCCTCATGCTGGGCGACGCCGGCTATGGCGCCGTGTTGCTCCTGGGCGCCGCGCTGACGCGCCGGTGGCGCAGCCCGTGGGCCGGCACCGTGCGGCACCTGCTGGTGGCCATGGGCGGGAGCGCCGTGCTCTTCGGCGTGCTGTTCGGCGAGTGCTTCGGCGACCTGGCACGGCCCTACCTGCGCCCGGTGCTCTTCGACCGCAAGGAAGCCATGCTGGCGTTCCTGGTCCTGGCGCTGTCCATCGGGCTGGCCCACACGGCGCTGGGGGCCGCGCTGGGCATCGTGCAGGCGTGGCGGCTGCGCGAGCCGCATCGGGCCGTGGAGCGTGGCGCGCTGCTGGCGCTGCTCGTCACGTTGTTCGCCGTCGCGGGGGCCCTGGCGGGACTGCTGCCCCGGGCGCTCCTGGGGCCGGGCGTGGCGCTGCTGGTGGCCGCACTGCCGGTGCTGATGTACGCCGGGGGGCTGCTGGGCGCCATCGAGGCGATCGGGGTCGTGGGGAACGTCCTGTCGTACGCCCGGCTGATGGCCCTTGGCCTGGCCTCCCTGATGCTGGCGGAGGTCGCCAATCGCCTGGGCGGGGCTGCGGGCAGCGTCGTCGTCGGGCTCATCGTGGGCGTGCTGCTCCACGCGCTGAACCTGGTCATGGGCACGTTCAGCCCGACGATCCAGGCGCTGCGCCTGCACTACGTCGAGTGCTTCTCCAAGTTCTACGAACCGGGAGGCGTCGTCTACCAACCCTTCGCACGGAAAGGGGCGTGA
- a CDS encoding ATPase, with product MEVFGIALGAGLAVGLSALGTGYAQARIGAAGLGAMAERPELMGPSVILMAIPETAVILGFVVATMILLLLR from the coding sequence ATGGAGGTGTTTGGCATCGCGCTCGGCGCAGGGCTTGCGGTGGGGCTGTCGGCGCTGGGGACGGGGTACGCGCAGGCGCGCATCGGCGCCGCAGGGCTTGGGGCGATGGCCGAGCGTCCGGAGCTGATGGGGCCCAGCGTGATCCTCATGGCCATCCCTGAGACCGCGGTGATCCTCGGGTTCGTGGTGGCCACGATGATCCTGCTGTTGTTGCGGTGA
- a CDS encoding V-type ATP synthase subunit B: MTGPVLTYRTLTRLSGPLVFVRGVRQATYGAVVELVLEDGSRRRGQVIDAAEDLSCVQVFETTEGLDLRTTAVRLGEAQVLVEVSRRCLGRAFTGIGAPLDGLPPVVPDRLLPATGAPLNPYARDEPAECVQTGLSVIDGMNTLVRGQKLPIFSGAGLPAHEVAAQIIEHAQLPGGEPFAVIFAGIGITGHEAEFFLETFERSGARERTTLYLNRADDPAVERLLVPRFALTLAEYLAFDLQMHVLVVLSDMTTYCEALRQVALARREVPGRRGFPGFMYTDLATIYERAGRIKGRAGSITQVPILTMPDDDITHPIPDLTGYVTEGQIVLSRELHRRGIFPPVDVLPCLSRLMHLGIGPGRTREDHKALAAQLYAAYARGVDARRLRDIVGADALSELDRAYLAFADEFEERFVGQGRQPRTLVETLDLGWDLLRRLPRGELSRIDSRLLDRYLGPSEPAAP; this comes from the coding sequence GTGACCGGCCCCGTGCTGACGTATCGCACCCTTACGCGGCTGTCGGGCCCGCTGGTCTTCGTGCGCGGCGTGCGCCAGGCCACCTACGGCGCCGTGGTCGAGCTCGTGCTCGAGGATGGCAGCCGCCGACGGGGGCAGGTCATCGACGCCGCCGAGGACCTGTCGTGCGTGCAGGTCTTCGAAACCACCGAGGGACTCGATCTTCGCACCACGGCGGTGCGGCTCGGGGAGGCCCAGGTCCTGGTGGAGGTGAGCCGGCGCTGCCTGGGCCGGGCGTTCACAGGGATCGGCGCGCCGCTGGACGGCCTGCCGCCCGTCGTTCCCGACCGCCTGCTGCCGGCGACCGGCGCGCCCCTCAACCCCTACGCGCGCGACGAGCCGGCGGAGTGCGTGCAGACCGGCCTGTCGGTCATCGACGGCATGAACACGCTGGTGCGCGGGCAGAAGCTACCCATCTTCTCGGGTGCCGGGCTGCCGGCGCACGAGGTGGCGGCGCAGATCATCGAGCACGCCCAGCTACCCGGGGGCGAGCCCTTCGCCGTCATCTTCGCCGGCATCGGGATCACCGGGCACGAGGCCGAGTTCTTCCTCGAGACGTTCGAGCGGTCGGGCGCCCGGGAGCGCACCACGCTCTACCTCAACCGCGCCGACGACCCGGCGGTGGAACGCCTGCTGGTGCCGCGCTTCGCGCTGACGCTGGCCGAGTACCTGGCCTTCGACCTGCAGATGCACGTGCTGGTGGTGCTGTCGGACATGACCACCTACTGCGAGGCCCTGCGGCAGGTGGCGCTCGCGCGGCGCGAGGTGCCCGGCCGGCGGGGCTTCCCCGGCTTCATGTACACCGACCTGGCCACCATCTACGAACGGGCCGGCCGCATCAAGGGCCGGGCCGGTTCCATCACGCAGGTGCCGATCCTCACCATGCCCGACGACGACATCACCCATCCCATTCCGGACCTCACGGGCTACGTGACCGAAGGGCAGATCGTGCTGAGCCGCGAACTGCACCGCCGCGGCATCTTCCCCCCGGTGGACGTGCTCCCGTGTCTGTCGCGGTTGATGCACCTGGGCATCGGGCCCGGGCGGACCCGGGAGGACCACAAGGCGCTGGCCGCCCAGCTCTACGCCGCCTACGCCCGCGGCGTCGACGCACGCCGGTTGCGCGACATCGTGGGCGCCGACGCCCTGAGCGAGCTGGATCGGGCCTACCTGGCGTTCGCCGACGAGTTCGAGGAGCGCTTCGTCGGGCAGGGGCGGCAGCCCCGCACCCTCGTCGAGACCCTGGACCTGGGCTGGGACCTGCTGCGGCGGCTGCCGCGTGGCGAGCTCAGCCGCATCGATTCGCGGCTGCTCGACCGCTACCTCGGCCCATCGGAGCCAGCCGCACCGTGA